A portion of the Bacteroidales bacterium genome contains these proteins:
- the porU gene encoding type IX secretion system sortase PorU: protein MISKYKLIILIPIYISLNISAQSFQRDINWNFQQTSNKNQNLTIDCGYLFFENAVFDDHETMIPSYFELFPISSSINSIEQLKIAIVNSQYSKLTDLELKKIKSVKKIGLLKPFFSVQQSRKQNFLAATIPAVRVNSNGEFEKLHSFTLSIEESNYSKPQNILKALIKTSSVLSNGKWVKVKIGATGVYKLTFSELVSYGLSNVENVSVWGNGGSKLPYMNNVSSPDDLEQIPIIIEKGADGIFNQGDYILFYAEGPLTWKYEEVNIFFMHEIHPYSKEINYFLTTDYNSPKRIPDIISTSSPSTYQTNHYDELVAFEKNDTNLIKSGRDWYGESFDIYTTQNFNTKLNNQELGSSVKIRTRLSARSSSTSDYNILVNSVNLGNIQLDGVNVGDEQSDFISVKQQDFTTPAPTGNLIVTLTYNKPSPAANGWLDYITVNSRQLLKYQGSQLIFRDTKSKGVDAVTQFNVQNTPNTLRIWDISNIHFPSSIVYSSGSGNAIFTLPTDSLRQFIAFEDDKAYSVSLVGDVPNQNLHGSSHSDMIIVVHPSLLDQALELAEIHRTNDGLSVQVVTTDQVYNEFSSGNRDVSAIRNLMRMFYKRSTGSVDMPRYLLLFGDGSYDNISDKKGNTNLIPTYQSNESINKTSSFVTDDFFGLLDDNEGGAIGLLDIGIGRFPASNTEQSNVILNKIKQYHNQSSLGDWNNQLCFIGDDEDGNIHMTDANTLADYVKVNHSIYNVQKIFFDAYHQESTPTGDRYPDVTLAISNKVNSGALIVNYTGHGNEQWLAHEKVLMLDDVRSWRNFQKLPLFVTATCEFSRFDDYNLISTGESILLTPNGGGIGLLSTTRLVYSSPNFTLNYNFFQTVFSEVSKKSVSSTNDNHYRLGDIVRITKNISGTGNNKRNFMLLGDPALMLKYPTYDIAITSINNAPIATLSDTLKALSKVKIVGKITNHSTTETVNFNGITSLTLYDKEKTIKTLSNDGGLPMEFKVRDNIIYRGNVTVKDGLFDINCIIPKDINYRVGTGRISLFATNGSEAGAGYNQTILIGGINSNPYSDDKGPVISIYLNDSKFVSGGISDSNPKLIVDLIDSSGINTTGTGIGHDLIATIYSNDEKNIILNDYYKADNDSYQRGKAEFQLTNLNAGSNKIKIKAWDSYNNSSESEISFLVTNDDKLMISHLLNYPNPFTDNTAFYFEHNQPFTDLNILIQIYSPSGKLVKTIHHQESTASGFRIGPIQWDGKDDFGSRIGRGVYFYRLRVITSNGKSAEQQQKMVLLK from the coding sequence ATGATTAGTAAATATAAGCTTATTATTTTAATTCCAATTTACATTTCATTGAATATCAGCGCACAAAGTTTTCAACGAGATATCAACTGGAATTTTCAACAGACGAGTAACAAGAATCAAAATCTCACCATTGATTGTGGGTATCTATTTTTTGAAAATGCGGTTTTTGATGATCACGAAACAATGATACCCTCCTATTTCGAATTGTTTCCTATCTCTTCGTCAATAAATAGTATTGAACAGCTAAAAATTGCAATTGTAAATTCTCAATATTCCAAACTTACAGATCTTGAGTTAAAAAAAATTAAGAGTGTTAAAAAGATAGGTTTGCTAAAGCCCTTTTTCAGTGTTCAACAATCACGAAAACAGAATTTTTTAGCCGCAACTATTCCTGCCGTTAGGGTGAATTCCAATGGAGAATTTGAAAAGTTGCATTCATTTACATTAAGTATAGAGGAATCCAACTATTCAAAACCTCAAAACATATTAAAGGCACTAATAAAAACCTCGTCGGTATTGAGCAATGGCAAATGGGTAAAGGTAAAAATTGGTGCAACGGGTGTTTATAAACTTACCTTCTCCGAACTTGTTTCATACGGGCTTTCAAATGTCGAAAACGTGAGCGTTTGGGGGAACGGTGGCAGCAAGCTACCATATATGAATAACGTTAGTTCTCCAGATGATCTTGAACAAATACCTATTATTATTGAGAAAGGTGCTGATGGCATTTTCAATCAAGGGGATTATATCCTATTCTACGCCGAAGGGCCATTGACATGGAAATACGAAGAGGTAAACATTTTTTTTATGCATGAGATTCATCCTTACTCAAAAGAGATAAACTATTTTCTAACAACCGACTATAACTCTCCAAAAAGAATACCTGATATCATAAGCACATCAAGCCCATCTACCTATCAAACAAATCATTACGATGAACTTGTTGCATTTGAAAAAAATGACACAAACCTTATTAAATCTGGTCGTGATTGGTATGGGGAGTCTTTTGACATTTACACAACACAGAACTTTAATACAAAATTGAATAACCAAGAACTAGGAAGTTCAGTAAAAATTAGAACAAGGCTAAGTGCTCGTTCTTCATCAACTAGCGACTACAATATTTTAGTAAATAGCGTAAATCTTGGAAACATTCAACTGGATGGAGTAAATGTAGGTGATGAACAGTCAGATTTTATTTCGGTTAAACAGCAAGATTTTACAACTCCCGCTCCCACTGGAAATCTAATAGTAACTTTAACATACAACAAACCAAGCCCAGCAGCAAATGGATGGCTCGATTATATAACAGTAAACTCTCGTCAATTATTAAAGTATCAGGGGAGTCAATTAATTTTCAGGGACACCAAATCTAAGGGTGTTGATGCTGTAACACAGTTCAACGTTCAAAACACTCCAAATACACTACGTATTTGGGATATTTCAAATATCCATTTCCCTAGCAGTATAGTTTATTCTTCAGGTAGCGGAAATGCAATTTTCACCCTACCAACGGATTCACTAAGACAATTTATTGCTTTTGAAGACGATAAAGCATATTCAGTCTCGCTGGTTGGTGATGTGCCAAACCAAAACCTTCATGGTTCTTCTCATTCGGATATGATTATTGTTGTACATCCTTCTTTGTTAGATCAGGCATTAGAACTTGCTGAAATTCATCGAACAAATGATGGTTTATCTGTGCAGGTAGTAACAACCGATCAGGTGTATAACGAGTTTTCATCTGGCAATCGTGATGTTTCGGCTATTCGAAACCTTATGCGAATGTTCTATAAGCGTTCAACAGGATCGGTAGATATGCCACGTTATCTCTTACTATTTGGTGATGGTTCATACGATAATATTTCCGATAAAAAAGGGAATACTAATTTAATACCAACCTACCAATCCAATGAGTCGATTAACAAAACTAGCTCATTTGTAACCGATGATTTCTTTGGACTATTGGACGATAATGAGGGTGGAGCTATTGGCTTGTTAGATATTGGCATTGGCAGATTTCCTGCATCTAATACGGAGCAGTCCAATGTGATTCTTAACAAGATTAAACAATACCATAACCAATCATCATTAGGGGATTGGAATAATCAGCTTTGTTTTATTGGTGATGATGAGGATGGAAATATTCACATGACAGATGCAAATACATTGGCTGATTATGTGAAAGTAAATCACTCAATTTATAATGTTCAAAAAATATTTTTTGATGCCTACCATCAAGAATCCACACCAACTGGTGATAGGTATCCAGATGTTACGCTAGCAATAAGCAACAAGGTAAATAGTGGCGCATTAATTGTAAACTATACAGGACATGGAAATGAGCAGTGGCTTGCCCATGAAAAGGTACTCATGCTTGACGATGTAAGATCGTGGAGAAATTTTCAGAAACTCCCTTTATTCGTCACTGCAACCTGTGAATTTAGTCGCTTTGACGATTATAATCTAATATCAACCGGAGAATCAATTCTATTAACTCCAAATGGAGGAGGTATAGGATTACTCTCAACCACACGCTTGGTATATTCTAGTCCTAATTTTACTCTAAATTACAATTTCTTTCAAACCGTATTCTCTGAGGTGTCAAAAAAATCAGTTTCATCAACCAACGATAATCATTATAGATTAGGGGATATTGTAAGAATAACCAAAAATATTTCAGGTACTGGAAATAATAAGCGAAATTTTATGCTCCTTGGCGATCCTGCATTAATGCTAAAATATCCAACATACGATATTGCTATTACCAGCATTAACAACGCCCCTATTGCAACTTTAAGCGACACATTAAAGGCATTAAGTAAAGTTAAAATAGTTGGCAAAATAACCAATCACAGTACTACTGAAACAGTGAATTTTAATGGAATAACATCGTTAACGCTATACGATAAAGAAAAAACAATAAAAACCCTTAGTAATGATGGTGGTCTCCCAATGGAATTTAAAGTTCGCGACAATATCATTTACAGAGGAAATGTAACAGTAAAAGATGGGCTTTTCGATATAAACTGCATTATTCCCAAAGATATAAATTACCGTGTAGGAACTGGCAGGATTAGTCTTTTTGCAACTAATGGCAGTGAGGCAGGTGCTGGTTACAATCAAACAATTCTAATTGGAGGAATAAATAGCAATCCATACTCAGATGATAAAGGACCTGTGATCAGCATCTATTTGAATGATTCAAAATTCGTATCAGGTGGAATTTCTGATTCAAACCCAAAACTTATCGTTGACCTAATTGATAGCAGCGGAATCAATACTACAGGTACTGGGATTGGTCACGATTTAATTGCAACTATTTACAGTAATGATGAAAAAAATATCATCCTGAACGATTACTATAAGGCTGATAATGACAGTTATCAAAGAGGCAAGGCGGAATTTCAACTTACTAATCTAAATGCTGGCTCCAATAAAATAAAAATTAAAGCATGGGATTCATATAATAATAGTTCGGAGAGTGAAATCTCATTTCTTGTTACAAATGATGATAAACTTATGATAAGTCATCTACTAAACTATCCCAACCCATTCACAGATAATACCGCATTTTACTTTGAACATAATCAACCCTTTACCGATCTAAATATCCTGATTCAAATCTACAGCCCATCAGGTAAACTAGTAAAAACCATTCATCATCAGGAATCAACAGCGAGTGGTTTTCGAATTGGACCAATACAATGGGATGGAAAAGATGATTTTGGATCCAGAATTGGTAGAGGTGTGTACTTTTATCGATTAAGAGTCATAACATCAAATGGAAAATCTGCCGAGCAACAACAAAAAATGGTTTTGCTCAAATAA
- a CDS encoding 2-C-methyl-D-erythritol 2,4-cyclodiphosphate synthase — protein MKIRIGFGYDVHRLESGYPFWLGGIHIEHVKGSVGHSDGDVLIHAICDGLLGAANLRDIGIHFPDTDKTLKGIDSKILLKQTLDLVKSKGFQIGNIDSTICLQKPKIKDLIPEMQKILASVLEISSEDISIKATTTENLGFVGKEEGIAAYAVVLLSKT, from the coding sequence ATGAAAATCAGAATTGGCTTTGGTTACGATGTCCACAGACTTGAATCAGGCTATCCTTTTTGGTTAGGAGGAATTCACATTGAACATGTTAAGGGCTCAGTTGGCCATTCTGATGGAGATGTTCTTATTCATGCAATATGTGATGGTTTGCTTGGTGCTGCCAACCTAAGGGATATTGGAATTCACTTCCCTGATACTGATAAAACCCTTAAAGGAATTGACAGTAAGATTCTTCTTAAGCAAACCTTAGATCTTGTTAAATCTAAAGGATTTCAGATAGGAAATATCGATTCAACCATCTGTCTTCAAAAGCCAAAGATTAAGGATCTAATTCCCGAAATGCAAAAAATTTTGGCTAGTGTTCTTGAAATCTCCTCTGAAGATATTTCAATAAAAGCCACAACTACTGAAAATTTAGGTTTTGTTGGAAAAGAGGAAGGCATTGCGGCATATGCTGTTGTCCTTCTATCAAAAACATAA
- a CDS encoding inorganic pyrophosphatase translates to MNNMIMDPIVGKLMGLRYKSHPWHGIDIGEEAPEIVTCFIEVVPTDTVKYEVDKVSGYLRLDRPQKYSNVVPALYGFLPQTYSGDKVAAVAREKTGNDSIKGDNDPIDICILTEKDITHGDIIVKARPIGGFRMIDNNEADDKLIAVLNKDAVYGDYKDIKDCPPLVIDRLKHYFLTYKDLPGEKRRCEITHIYGIEEAHDLIRRSMEDYTDRFFNLESMLKI, encoded by the coding sequence ATGAATAACATGATTATGGATCCTATTGTAGGTAAACTTATGGGATTACGCTATAAATCCCATCCATGGCATGGTATAGATATAGGTGAAGAAGCTCCTGAGATTGTTACTTGTTTCATTGAGGTTGTTCCTACGGATACTGTTAAGTATGAGGTTGATAAAGTTTCGGGTTATTTGAGGTTAGATAGACCTCAAAAATATTCGAACGTTGTTCCTGCTCTTTATGGATTTCTTCCACAAACTTATTCTGGCGATAAAGTAGCAGCGGTAGCTCGCGAGAAAACGGGTAATGATAGTATTAAGGGGGATAATGATCCCATAGATATTTGTATACTTACAGAAAAAGATATTACCCACGGAGATATTATTGTGAAAGCAAGACCCATAGGTGGTTTTAGAATGATTGACAATAATGAAGCTGATGATAAACTAATCGCTGTTCTTAATAAGGACGCAGTATATGGGGATTATAAGGATATTAAGGATTGTCCTCCGTTGGTTATTGATAGGCTAAAGCATTACTTTCTTACATATAAGGATCTTCCCGGTGAAAAGAGAAGATGCGAGATTACTCATATTTATGGGATTGAAGAAGCTCACGATCTTATTCGTCGTTCTATGGAAGACTATACTGACCGCTTTTTCAACCTAGAATCGATGCTTAAAATCTAA
- a CDS encoding UDP-N-acetylmuramoyl-tripeptide--D-alanyl-D-alanine ligase codes for MSTLEKIYQIFLTNPLVTTDSRHVQKGSIFFALKGDNFDGNRFAVDAVNQGCVAAIVDDHQIADDRCICVENVLETFQNLSTLHRKSLGVKVLAITGSNGKTTTKELVNSVLSKKYSIYATKGNLNNHIGVPLTLLSLTKEIDIAVVEMGANHPGEIKQLSTIAMPDYGIITNIGRAHLEGFGSFEGVKQTKGELYQYIAEHKGYIFYNPNNEHLNDIINLYGLKGYSIPYAKDLGVISIDTNAPSPYLCIKVKLAENGEPFKIQTSLVGSYNFENVLAAITVGQFMGIPLEMIKEAIEGYTPSNSRSQLVKTDYNTVILDAYNANPSSMEVSIRNFSSYNDNQKVAIIGEMLELGDYAAEEHKRVAELVKSSGFYLAIFVGKGFKNEAKDYLYFPDSESCAQYLKVHPIHNSLILLKGSRGVKLERVMERL; via the coding sequence ATGAGTACATTAGAAAAAATATACCAAATATTCCTTACTAATCCTTTAGTCACCACTGATAGTCGGCATGTGCAAAAGGGATCAATCTTTTTTGCACTCAAAGGAGATAATTTTGATGGGAATAGGTTTGCAGTTGATGCTGTAAATCAAGGTTGTGTTGCAGCAATTGTTGACGATCATCAAATTGCTGATGATAGATGTATTTGTGTTGAGAATGTACTTGAAACTTTTCAAAATCTTTCGACCCTACATAGAAAATCACTTGGAGTAAAAGTTTTAGCCATTACTGGTAGTAATGGGAAAACAACAACCAAAGAACTGGTTAACAGCGTTTTGTCGAAAAAATACAGTATTTACGCTACTAAGGGCAATTTGAATAACCATATTGGGGTCCCATTAACTTTACTTTCGTTAACTAAAGAAATTGATATTGCAGTTGTTGAGATGGGAGCTAACCATCCGGGTGAGATTAAGCAACTTTCAACTATTGCTATGCCAGATTATGGAATTATTACTAATATAGGAAGAGCGCATTTGGAAGGCTTTGGTTCATTTGAGGGAGTTAAGCAGACAAAAGGAGAACTATACCAATATATTGCTGAGCATAAGGGGTACATTTTTTATAACCCAAATAATGAGCATTTGAATGATATAATAAACCTATATGGTTTGAAGGGTTATTCAATACCTTATGCTAAAGATTTGGGTGTAATTTCTATAGACACCAATGCTCCTAGTCCATATCTCTGCATAAAAGTTAAATTAGCAGAAAATGGTGAGCCCTTTAAAATTCAAACATCATTAGTTGGTAGCTATAATTTTGAGAATGTACTTGCTGCAATAACAGTGGGGCAGTTTATGGGTATTCCATTGGAAATGATAAAGGAGGCCATTGAAGGTTATACTCCATCGAATAGTAGATCTCAACTTGTAAAGACTGATTATAACACAGTAATCCTCGATGCATATAATGCAAATCCATCTAGTATGGAAGTCTCAATTAGGAATTTTTCTTCGTATAATGATAATCAAAAAGTAGCAATAATTGGAGAGATGCTTGAATTGGGGGACTATGCAGCGGAAGAACATAAACGGGTGGCTGAGTTGGTTAAATCGAGTGGTTTTTATTTGGCAATATTTGTAGGCAAAGGGTTTAAGAATGAGGCCAAAGATTACTTGTACTTTCCTGACTCTGAATCGTGTGCACAATACCTAAAAGTTCACCCTATTCATAATTCATTAATTCTGCTTAAAGGTTCAAGGGGCGTAAAACTTGAAAGAGTAATGGAAAGGCTATAA
- the gldJ gene encoding gliding motility lipoprotein GldJ — MSLKYKLLVFAFVGISGMTSCSMFGGGGGKSDSSTTGWSYNDPNTGGFEVVTNYQPTTGPGLVFVEGGTFIMGRVEQDLMYDWNAVPRRVTVASFYMDETEIRNVDWREYVYWLKRVYTSYPQVAKKALPDTLVWRTPLGYNEPFVSNYFRHPAYNEYPVVGVNWLQANDYCLWRTDRVNEMLLVNKGILELELNQKDNDNFNTDAYLANQYTGTVKKNLPSLKPDETEGRKVMFEDGILLPKYRLPLEAEWEFAALGLVGNTYEERMVERKIYPWNGHTIRNPAMKERGQMMANFVRSRGDYMGTAGRLNDDNPIPGEVKSYWPNDYGLYCMAGNVNEWVLDVYRPLSFEDMDEFRPFRGNVFKTLATNDDGTLVQKDSLGRLKYRDVTEEEAANRRNYNKAYYINYKDGDLASSTNFYEESSTKDNSSNRMYYQGETKRQDRANDGMTSLVNDHVRVYKGGSWKDRAYWMSPGTRRFLDEASSTNDLGFRCAMEAVGKQSQSER, encoded by the coding sequence ATGAGCTTAAAGTATAAATTATTAGTGTTTGCCTTCGTTGGTATTTCAGGTATGACTTCCTGCAGTATGTTTGGAGGAGGCGGTGGAAAATCAGATTCTTCAACCACTGGTTGGAGTTATAATGATCCTAATACCGGAGGCTTTGAGGTTGTAACTAACTACCAACCTACAACTGGACCAGGATTGGTTTTTGTTGAGGGTGGTACATTTATTATGGGGCGTGTGGAGCAGGATCTTATGTATGATTGGAATGCGGTTCCACGTCGTGTAACAGTTGCATCATTCTATATGGATGAAACAGAGATTCGAAATGTTGATTGGAGAGAGTATGTCTACTGGTTAAAAAGAGTTTACACCTCATATCCACAGGTTGCTAAAAAAGCATTGCCTGATACACTTGTATGGAGGACTCCTCTTGGATACAATGAACCTTTTGTGTCGAATTATTTTAGACATCCAGCTTATAATGAGTATCCAGTGGTTGGAGTTAACTGGTTGCAAGCCAATGACTATTGTTTGTGGCGTACCGATAGAGTAAATGAGATGCTCCTTGTTAATAAGGGAATACTTGAGTTAGAACTTAACCAAAAGGATAATGATAATTTTAATACTGATGCATATCTTGCTAATCAGTATACTGGAACGGTTAAGAAAAATCTTCCAAGTTTAAAACCTGATGAAACTGAAGGTAGAAAGGTAATGTTCGAAGATGGTATACTGCTTCCAAAATATCGATTACCCTTAGAAGCCGAATGGGAATTTGCAGCATTAGGCTTGGTTGGCAATACTTACGAAGAGAGAATGGTTGAACGAAAAATATATCCTTGGAACGGTCATACGATAAGAAACCCAGCAATGAAGGAACGCGGTCAGATGATGGCAAACTTCGTTCGTAGTCGTGGTGACTACATGGGTACTGCTGGTCGTCTTAATGATGATAATCCAATTCCAGGTGAAGTTAAGTCATATTGGCCTAACGATTATGGGCTTTATTGTATGGCTGGAAATGTAAACGAATGGGTACTTGATGTATACCGCCCATTGAGTTTCGAAGATATGGACGAGTTTAGACCTTTCCGTGGAAATGTCTTTAAAACCTTGGCTACTAATGATGATGGAACTCTTGTTCAAAAGGATAGTCTTGGACGATTAAAATACCGTGATGTTACAGAGGAGGAAGCTGCGAATAGAAGAAATTATAATAAAGCATATTACATCAATTATAAGGATGGTGATTTAGCTTCTAGTACAAATTTTTATGAGGAATCTTCAACTAAGGATAATTCTTCAAATAGGATGTACTATCAAGGAGAAACCAAACGTCAGGATAGAGCAAATGATGGGATGACCTCCCTTGTTAATGACCATGTTCGAGTTTACAAAGGGGGCTCTTGGAAGGATAGAGCTTACTGGATGAGTCCAGGTACCAGAAGGTTCTTGGATGAGGCTTCATCAACAAACGATTTAGGTTTCCGCTGTGCAATGGAAGCTGTAGGTAAACAGTCACAATCAGAACGCTAG
- the porV gene encoding type IX secretion system outer membrane channel protein PorV, with protein MFALKKNLLVTFTLFVLSCSITNAQFDSTISINGGINALRIAVPFLTIAPDSRSAGLGDAGVATTPDANSQHWNPAKLAFIDKEYGFSFSYTPWLRNLVNDINLTYLSGFYKVDKEQTISGSLLYFSMGEITFTDNSGNQTKKHNPNEFAFDFAYSRKFADLISGGIAFRYIRSDLTGGYSQQGSSSSKAGSTFAGDVSMYYKQPLSIDKKNAEAAFGLNISNIGAKISYNDANKFFIPINLRLGGRFSMDFDQYNNMSFILDANKLLVPTPPLYNSSNQIIKGKDPDVSVPQGMIQSFYDAPGGMKEELHEISYSLGFEYLYSKQFALRAGYFTEDKTKGNRKYFTLGAGLKYNILNLDFAYLIPQSGQNNPMANTVRFTLSFDFEKATKQNSRD; from the coding sequence ATGTTTGCACTTAAAAAAAACCTCCTTGTAACTTTTACGCTATTTGTATTAAGTTGTTCGATAACTAACGCCCAATTCGACAGTACAATTTCAATTAACGGGGGAATAAATGCACTCCGTATTGCTGTCCCTTTTCTAACAATTGCACCCGATTCACGATCTGCTGGTTTGGGAGATGCTGGAGTAGCAACAACCCCTGATGCAAACTCCCAGCACTGGAATCCAGCAAAACTTGCATTTATAGATAAGGAGTATGGTTTCTCCTTTTCCTATACTCCATGGTTACGAAATCTAGTAAACGATATAAACCTTACATATCTTTCTGGTTTTTATAAAGTAGATAAAGAGCAAACAATTAGCGGTTCGCTGCTTTACTTTTCAATGGGTGAAATTACTTTCACTGATAATTCTGGTAACCAAACAAAAAAGCACAACCCAAATGAATTTGCATTCGATTTTGCTTACTCTCGCAAGTTTGCTGACCTAATATCTGGAGGTATTGCATTTAGATATATTCGTTCCGATCTAACCGGAGGATACTCACAGCAAGGATCATCTTCATCAAAAGCAGGAAGCACATTTGCTGGGGATGTCTCCATGTATTATAAACAGCCTCTTTCAATCGACAAAAAGAATGCTGAGGCAGCCTTTGGTCTTAACATATCAAATATAGGTGCAAAAATATCCTATAACGATGCAAACAAATTTTTTATACCTATAAACTTAAGATTGGGTGGACGTTTTTCAATGGATTTTGATCAATATAACAATATGTCTTTTATTCTTGATGCTAATAAACTTTTGGTACCAACGCCACCTTTATATAACTCAAGCAACCAAATTATTAAAGGGAAAGATCCAGATGTTTCAGTTCCACAAGGCATGATTCAATCTTTCTATGATGCGCCAGGTGGAATGAAGGAAGAGTTACATGAAATTAGCTACTCACTTGGTTTTGAGTACCTTTATTCAAAACAATTTGCACTAAGAGCAGGTTATTTTACCGAGGATAAAACCAAAGGAAATAGAAAATATTTCACCCTTGGCGCTGGATTAAAATACAACATTCTAAACCTTGATTTTGCTTATCTAATCCCACAATCGGGTCAAAATAACCCAATGGCAAATACCGTTAGATTCACTTTATCATTCGATTTTGAAAAGGCAACAAAACAGAATAGCAGAGATTAA
- a CDS encoding PorP/SprF family type IX secretion system membrane protein — MSKGLNRIALIVLIVVVSNIRLYAQDPSFSQLFFNHLYLNPAYAGASKHIRLGLVYRNQWMGARTPYTTYGVSYDQTIQSIKSGAGINLINDVQSNGILQRTSVDFIYAYGVQTNFNSHLRGGIQTSLILKNQNLSNLVFPDMIDPNGNVVGNSGLSGKTSLMYDFGVGLAGDWDIFYGGIAVHHLLQPVEASLGGQTAYLPRKYTAHLGCEFNLYKWYRFKQKLLFSPNIIYIRQQKFQQLNIGFYFTRFQLVAGMWLRENLDLKSHTFILTGGYSNDQFRFGYSYDFGIYDKGFRGLATSTHEVTFGWNFEYKKGKRKFRYIKCPKF, encoded by the coding sequence ATGTCAAAGGGTTTAAATAGGATAGCATTGATAGTTCTAATTGTCGTGGTATCAAATATACGACTCTATGCTCAAGATCCCAGTTTCTCTCAGCTCTTTTTCAATCATTTATATTTAAACCCAGCATATGCAGGTGCAAGTAAGCACATTAGGTTGGGCTTGGTTTATCGTAATCAATGGATGGGCGCAAGAACTCCGTACACAACATATGGAGTTAGTTATGATCAAACCATTCAAAGTATTAAAAGTGGTGCTGGTATAAATTTAATAAACGATGTACAGTCAAATGGCATTTTGCAAAGAACCTCTGTAGATTTTATATATGCTTATGGTGTTCAAACTAACTTTAATTCTCATCTAAGAGGAGGAATACAAACAAGTTTAATACTAAAGAACCAGAACTTATCAAATTTAGTGTTTCCAGATATGATTGATCCCAATGGAAATGTTGTTGGTAACTCCGGTCTTTCTGGTAAAACTTCATTAATGTATGATTTTGGCGTTGGTCTTGCTGGAGATTGGGATATTTTTTATGGAGGAATAGCCGTTCATCACCTATTACAACCAGTAGAGGCTAGTCTAGGAGGACAAACGGCATATTTACCCCGAAAGTATACTGCACACTTAGGTTGTGAGTTTAATCTCTACAAATGGTATCGATTTAAACAGAAACTTTTATTTTCACCTAATATAATTTATATTCGTCAACAGAAATTTCAACAGTTAAATATTGGTTTTTACTTCACACGCTTTCAATTAGTAGCAGGAATGTGGCTAAGAGAAAACCTTGATCTTAAAAGTCATACCTTTATTTTAACGGGAGGGTATTCAAATGACCAATTTAGATTTGGATACAGCTATGATTTTGGCATTTATGACAAAGGATTTAGAGGATTAGCCACATCTACACATGAGGTAACTTTTGGATGGAATTTTGAGTATAAGAAAGGGAAAAGAAAATTTCGTTACATAAAATGTCCGAAATTTTAG
- a CDS encoding CoA-binding protein yields the protein MDYKTLVISASTNPSRFSYLAIKSLIKHNVDVVAVGLKEGEVEGVKIMLGKPFINDIHTISLYLNPLNQTDYLDYFISLKPKRIIFNPGTENGELMKLARLHKIEVVFDCTLVMLNNGSYF from the coding sequence ATGGATTATAAAACTTTAGTGATTAGTGCTAGCACAAATCCTTCGCGTTTCTCATATCTTGCCATTAAAAGTTTAATTAAACACAATGTTGATGTTGTTGCTGTTGGTCTAAAGGAGGGAGAAGTTGAAGGAGTAAAAATTATGCTTGGGAAACCTTTTATTAATGACATCCACACTATCTCTTTATATCTTAATCCACTGAACCAAACAGATTATTTAGATTATTTTATCTCCCTTAAACCCAAAAGAATAATATTTAACCCTGGCACTGAAAATGGGGAGTTAATGAAATTAGCAAGGCTACATAAAATTGAAGTTGTTTTCGATTGTACTCTAGTGATGTTGAATAATGGTAGCTATTTTTAG